Proteins encoded in a region of the Eschrichtius robustus isolate mEscRob2 chromosome 16, mEscRob2.pri, whole genome shotgun sequence genome:
- the E2F1 gene encoding transcription factor E2F1 has translation MAVAGAPTGGPCAPALEALLGAGALRLLDSSQIVIISTAQDASAPPAPAGPAAPAAGPRDPDLLLFATPQAPRPTPSAPRPALGRPPVKRRLDLETDHQYLAESSGPARGRGRHPGKGVKSPGEKSRYETSLNLTTKRFLELLSRSADGVVDLNWAAEVLKVQKRRIYDITNVLEGIQLIAKKSKNHIQWLGSHAAVGIGGRLEGLTQDLQQLQESERQLDHLIHICTTQLRLLSEDADSQRLAYVTCQDLRSIADPAEQMVMVIKAPPETQLQAVDSSETFQISLKSKQGPIDVFLCPEESAGGISPGKTPSQGAASGEEDRAADPATTVPPPPSSSPPSSPATDPSQSLLSLEQEPLLSRMGSLRAPMDEDRLSPLVAADSLLEHVREDFAGLLPEEFISLSPPHEALDYHFGLEEGEGIRDLFDCDFGDLTPLDF, from the exons ATGGCCGTGGCCGGGGCCCCCACGGGCGGCCCTTGCGCGCCGGCGCTGGAGGCCCTCCTCGGGGCCGGCGCGCTGCGGCTGCTCGACTCCTCGCAGATCGTCATCATCTCCACGGCGCAGGACGCCAGCGCCCCGCCGGCCCCCGCCGGCCCCGCCGCGCCCGCCGCCGGGCCCCGCGACCCCGACCTGCTGCTCTTCGCCACGCCGCAGGCGCCCCGGCCCACACCCAGCGCGCCGCGCCCCGCGCTCGGCCGCCCGCCG GTGAAGCGGAGGCTGGACTTGGAAACTGACCATCAGTACCTGGCCGAGAGCAGTGGGCCAGCTCGGGGCAGAGGCCGCCACCCAGGAAAAG GTGTGAAATCCCCAGGGGAGAAGTCACGCTATGAAACATCGCTGAATCTGACTACCAAGCGCTTCCTGGAGTTGCTGAGCCGCTCGGCCGATGGTGTCGTTGACCTGAACTGGGCAGCTGAGGTGCTGAAGGTGCAGAAACGGCGCATCTACGACATCACCAACGTCCTCGAGGGCATCCAGCTCATCGCCAAGAAGTCCAAGAACCACATCCAGTGGCT AGGCAGCCATGCAGCAGTGGGGATCGGTGGGCGGCTTGAAGGATTGACCCAGGACCTCCAGCAACTGCAGGAAAGCGAGCGGCAGCTGGACCACCTGATCCACATCTGCACCACGCAGCTGCGTCTGCTTTCCGAGGATGCTGACAGCCAGCG CCTGGCCTACGTGACCTGCCAGGACCTTCGTAGCATTGCGGACCCTGCAGAACAGATGGTTATGGTGATCAAGGCCCCTCCCGAGACCCAGCTTCAAGCCGTGGACTCCTCAGAG ACCTTTCAGATCTCCCTTAAGAGCAAACAAGGCCCCATCGATGTTTTCCTGTGCCCTGAGGAGAGTGCGGGCGGGATCAGCCCCGGGAAGACCCCGTCCCAGGGTGCAGCTTCTGGGGAGGAGGACAGGGCAGCTGACCCTGCCACCACAgtgccaccaccaccatcatcatctccCCCCTCATCCCCTGCCACGGATCCCAGTCAGTCCCTGCTAAGCCTGGAGCAAG AACCTCTGCTTTCCCGGATGGGCAGCCTGCGGGCCCCCATGGACGAGGACCGCCTGTCCCCACTGGTGGCGGCCGACTCGCTCCTGGAGCACGTGCGGGAGGACTTTGCCGGCCTCCTCCCCGAGGAGTTCATCAGCCTGTCCCCCCCGCACGAGGCCCTCGACTACCACTTCGGCCTTGAGGAGGGCGAGGGCATCAGAGACCTCTTCGACTGTGACTTTGGGGACCTCACTCCCCTGGATTTCTGA
- the ACTL10 gene encoding actin-like protein 10, which produces MASTALLALCSVGAFSGLALEAGAGVCHATPIYAGHSWHKATFRLDVAGSTLSRYLRDLLVAACSDQRLHALPRKVITQLKKHSCYVSLDFEGDLRNPARHHPVSFYLGNGCSVCLSSERFRCPEPIFQPGLLGQAEPGLPTLAFRALQRMPATLRTRLANTVVVAGGSTLFPGFTERLEMELEAQCRRHGYGALQPRLVAKPGRGTAVWTGGSMVASLRSFQCHWMTRAMYQECGSRLVHEVFN; this is translated from the coding sequence ATGGCCAGCACCGCGTTGCTGGCGCTCTGCTCTGTCGGCGCGTTCAGCGGGCTGGCCTTGGAGGCGGGCGCGGGCGTGTGCCACGCCACACCCATCTATGCGGGCCACTCGTGGCACAAGGCCACCTTCCGGCTGGACGTGGCAGGCAGTACGCTGTCGCGCTACCTGCGGGACCTGCTGGTGGCAGCCTGCTCCGATCAACGACTGCATGCCCTGCCCCGCAAGGTCATCACACAGCTCAAGAAGCACAGCTGCTATGTGTCGCTGGACTTCGAGGGTGACCTCCGTAACCCTGCCCGCCACCATCCTGTCAGTTTCTACTTAGGCAATGGGTGCTCTGTCTGCCTCAGCAGCGAGCGCTTCCGCTGCCCGGAACCCATCTTCCAGCCGGGTCTGCTAGGCCAGGCTGAGCCGGGACTGCCCACCCTGGCTTTCCGGGCACTGCAGAGGATGCCCGCAACACTACGGACACGGCTGGCCAACACCGTGGTGGTGGCCGGTGGCTCCACGCTTTTCCCTGGCTTCACTGAGCGCCTGGAGATGGAGCTGGAAGCCCAGTGCCGGCGGCATGGTTATGGGGCACTGCAGCCTCGCCTGGTGGCCAAGCCCGGGCGTGGCACAGCAGTGTGGACAGGCGGCTCCATGGTGGCCTCACTGCGTTCCTTCCAATGCCACTGGATGACCCGGGCCATGTACCAGGAATGTGGCTCCAGGCTGGTGCACGAAGTGTTCAACTGA